The genomic stretch AATCCCAGTGACGATATCTCCTTCTCGATTGATGTATTCATCATAAATCATGCCACGTTCTGCTTCGCGGATTCTTTGGACAACGACTTGCTTAGCTGTTTGTGCGGCAATGCGCCCAAACTCTCGAGGAGTAACTTCGTATTCTACTATATCATCAATCGCATAGTTGGGCTCAATCTTACGGGCATCTTCTAAACTCACCTGAGTCCTTGAGTCTTCAACGTCTTCTACGACATTTTTGCGAGCAAATACCTTAAACTCACCGGTTGCTCGGTCGATATGTACTCGGACATTCTGTAATGAAGCAAAATTTTTCTTGTAGGCAGATATCAGAGCCGCTTCAATCGCTTCAAACAAAATATCCGCTGAGATCCCCCGTTCTTTCTCCAATTCATGGAGGGCCTCAATGAACTCCATATTCATTTTTTATTCTTCCCCCTTATATTAAGTTTAAAAACATTATCCAACAAAGTCTCAGGTATACTTAGAATTCAAAGGTCAAATTTGCCTTCTCTACTATGGTTCTAGGAATGACTACTTTTTCCTTTTTATACTCAAGCACGATGTCCTCTTCAATCAAACCTACAAGATACCCGGTAAATTCTTGATATCCCTGAAAAGGTTCCTTGGTCAGCACGCGTACCAGTTTCCCATTAAAACGTTCAAAGTCTTCATCCTTCTTCAGTGGACGTTCCAATCCCGGTGAAGAGACTTCAAGCATATAAGCCTGGGTAATGGGATCTTTTTTATCTAGAACTTCACTCACTAAATGACTTACATTCGTACAATCATCGATATCGACACCATTTTCTTTATCGATGTAAATCCGGAGATACCAATGGGCACCCTCCTTGACATATTCGATATCAACCAGTTCAAGCCCCTGTTCGGTTATAACCGGAGTAATAATCGCCTCAACTTGCTCTATAATGGATTTTCCCATAGCCATCCTCCTATTATTTTATAACCACTATCACTAGTGTTGCGAGGTTACGGTGAGTTATACAAAATAAAGGAAAGAGTGGGTTCAAGACCCACTCCTTTTCTGCACATAAATTTCTCTTCATTACACTATAGCATATAGCATGAGGTTGTGCAAGGCATTTCACCATTTCATGCGAGCATAGATTTGGCTTATTCATAATTAGTAGCAAGCTCTTGTTATTGAATCCCATGAAGTCTTGCCAAATTTAGTCTTGCTCGGTGTCCAGCGAGCCTAATGTCGCCTCATTAGCGTTCTTTCCCCTTGGAGCTTATCTTCTTTAACTGCCCCTACCTTGGCTTTCTGCTCAGGATAAAACTCCGTCAGATGCTTCCAAAAGCGTTTTGGCATGAAGTTCATCCGGCAACGGGGGTTATATCTGCTCTCAATAGCAATCGTATTATAGAACTGCTGCCATAATCGGCGATATTCTGCCTCTTTTTCCTCCGGCTCCGGCAATTCCCAATCTTCAACATCGACAATTTCCATTCGACCTGCTTGATGAATGAGAGCGGCTTTATGTGTCTTGTCGAAAATCATAAAGACTTCATTGCCGAAACGGTTGGAAAAGTGAGTCGCTAAAAGTGGCAAAACAAAATTACGGGGTTCGATTATGGCGATTAAACCTTCGTTATAAACGGAAAAACGGACGAATCCTTTGAGGCGATGGCTTTCGAAGGTTAAGTTATGCACTGCTTTCTGCAAGGCGTTCACATTATCATCGGTCAGCATCCCCGTGACCTTCCCGCCCACCTTGTAACCCAGCCTTAGGAAATAGAAAATCAAACGTTCTTTGTGCGAAGCACAGGTCAGGAAAGCAAGTTTCACCATCTCTTGCGCTTCCAGGGATATCTTAATGGGGATGGAGTCATACACCCGATGAGCCTTATGGGAATCCGTCTCGATGTATTTGAGAGTATCAAAGAGGCCGGGTTGACCTTCCGGTGGGAGAATTTCGAGAGGAATTTCTTTTCGCTCATAGCTTTCGAATACGCAGCATAGGAGTCCCTCAAAGCTTCCATCATATTTGTAGACTAGAGTTGACCCGTCAAACACTGAACCACATCCTCTCGAGAAATGGGCGGATCTTCAAACAAGGATAGCTGCTGGGGAACTTGAGAAGGTAGACTGGCGATGACGCGCTCAGACATTAAGGCTTGCATCACATTATGGGGAGCTAATTTAAGTCCTTCAAGGGTTTTTCCTTTGCAAAGAACAAAGTACTGAGCACGCTTCAGCACAACACCCAATTTCTTTAATCCGGTGAAATCAAGGGGGGATATTTTCCGCGCCCGCAAAATCCGGCGGGCACTAGTGACACCGATGCCCGGTACACGCAGAAGTATTTCATAAGGAGCTTGGTTGATCTCGACCGGGAATTGGTCCATATGATTAAGGGCCCAGTTGCACTTGGGATCGACCTGCAGATTAAAATTCGGATGACTTTCATCCAACAATTCTTGAGCTTGAAAACCGTAGAACCGCAAGAGCCAATCCGCTTGATAAAGCCGATGCTCTCTCATCAACGGCGGTTTGGCTGAAGCGGCGGGCAATAGACTGTGTTCGGCTACCGGGATGTAGGCCGAGAAAAAGACCCGTTTCAGCTGATACTTATTATAGAGCCCTTCCGCTAGAGTCAGAATCTTATAATCCGTATCCGGTGTCGCACCGACGATGAGCTGAGTACTTTGGCCGGCCGGGACGAATTTCTGAGCATGGCGGTATTTGATCAGATCCGTAGAATTCTCTGCAATTTTACCTTTAATAAGGCCCATCGGTCGGAGAATAGACTCCTTGCTTTTGTCGGGCGCCAAAAGTCTTAAGCTTTCCTGTGAGGGAAGCTCGATATTGATACTGACCCGGTCTGCCAGATACCCCAGCCGGGTCAAAACTTCATTATCGGTACCGGGGATCACCTTGACGTGAATATATCCGGCAAATCGGTATTCTTCGCGCAACAGTTCTAAAGTACGAATCAAAAGCTCAGAAGTATAGTTAGAATCTTTAATGACTGCCGAGCTTAAAAATAACCCCTCAATATAGTTGCGACGATAAAAGTTAATCGTAAGCTCTGCAAGCTCACGGGGGGTAAAGGATGCTCGAGGAATATCATTGGAGCTGCGGTTGATGCAGTATTTACAATCATAAACGCAGAAATTGGTCAGTAAAACTTTGAGAAGAGAGATGCACCGTCCATCGGCCGCAAAGCTATGGCAGATTCCAGCGGCAGCTGCACTGCCAATGCTTCCTGAGCTACCCTTCCGCTCCACCCCGCTGGAGGTACAAGCCACATCATATTTTGCCGAATCTGCCAGTATGGTCAGTTTATCAAATATGTCCATCTCCATCCCCTCCATCAAGATAAGAATATACCAGAACATATATTCTTTCAAGGGGGGATTGTGTGTTCTTTTAGCGTTTTTAAAGGCGAGTACTATCAGCAGACTGCTGGTGCTCTAAAAAGTATAGGAACATATCCTAATAAAAAAAATAGCTCCTACATCAAGATGTTGGAGCTATTTCTATTGAATCTGATATTCTACGAAGGACTTACATTTTACTTACTGCTTCTTGAATAATCCCCTGCACTCGTTTCGCTAGCTCTTCGACCTTGACGAGTTGCATTTCTCCGGTCTTGCGATCACGGAGCTCAACTTCCCCATTGGCGAGAGTTTTGCTTCCCACGGTGACCCGCAGGGGATAGCCGACA from Desulfitobacterium dichloroeliminans LMG P-21439 encodes the following:
- a CDS encoding TIGR03915 family putative DNA repair protein encodes the protein MFDGSTLVYKYDGSFEGLLCCVFESYERKEIPLEILPPEGQPGLFDTLKYIETDSHKAHRVYDSIPIKISLEAQEMVKLAFLTCASHKERLIFYFLRLGYKVGGKVTGMLTDDNVNALQKAVHNLTFESHRLKGFVRFSVYNEGLIAIIEPRNFVLPLLATHFSNRFGNEVFMIFDKTHKAALIHQAGRMEIVDVEDWELPEPEEKEAEYRRLWQQFYNTIAIESRYNPRCRMNFMPKRFWKHLTEFYPEQKAKVGAVKEDKLQGERTLMRRH
- the rimP gene encoding ribosome maturation factor RimP, whose protein sequence is MGKSIIEQVEAIITPVITEQGLELVDIEYVKEGAHWYLRIYIDKENGVDIDDCTNVSHLVSEVLDKKDPITQAYMLEVSSPGLERPLKKDEDFERFNGKLVRVLTKEPFQGYQEFTGYLVGLIEEDIVLEYKKEKVVIPRTIVEKANLTFEF
- a CDS encoding putative DNA modification/repair radical SAM protein, which produces MDIFDKLTILADSAKYDVACTSSGVERKGSSGSIGSAAAAGICHSFAADGRCISLLKVLLTNFCVYDCKYCINRSSNDIPRASFTPRELAELTINFYRRNYIEGLFLSSAVIKDSNYTSELLIRTLELLREEYRFAGYIHVKVIPGTDNEVLTRLGYLADRVSINIELPSQESLRLLAPDKSKESILRPMGLIKGKIAENSTDLIKYRHAQKFVPAGQSTQLIVGATPDTDYKILTLAEGLYNKYQLKRVFFSAYIPVAEHSLLPAASAKPPLMREHRLYQADWLLRFYGFQAQELLDESHPNFNLQVDPKCNWALNHMDQFPVEINQAPYEILLRVPGIGVTSARRILRARKISPLDFTGLKKLGVVLKRAQYFVLCKGKTLEGLKLAPHNVMQALMSERVIASLPSQVPQQLSLFEDPPISREDVVQCLTGQL